The Sinomonas sp. P10A9 genome includes a window with the following:
- a CDS encoding J domain-containing protein: MPVHVPSHYEVLGVPVTANESEIRRAYRRAARAHHPDHGGDVVEFRRVTLAFEVLSDPKARAAYDRSYFTSAPQRESPQPGSAAPTGAGTFTARAAPRSGGQRNLAGEPAVYVPPFAPGSVPLLPAEIAARAEHGVPRRRGLFGADARIQREQRTAALIRRRVLTAIPSARLLNGLRSPADSTHIAHAVLAGYRLALVDSMLVPRGNYAWDGEHLIHGSRVVAPPRLADQVRYFQNLFPELNVQGYILVQTPDEALHEPVIDVRRGAEGLIEPLNAAKFLRELTFFLSSGPQPNAVFIPALARLLTGLH; encoded by the coding sequence ATGCCCGTGCACGTCCCTTCCCACTACGAGGTGCTCGGCGTGCCCGTCACCGCGAACGAGAGCGAGATCCGGCGCGCATACCGCCGGGCAGCCCGCGCCCACCACCCCGACCACGGAGGCGACGTCGTCGAGTTCCGCCGGGTGACCCTCGCGTTCGAGGTCCTCTCCGATCCGAAGGCCCGCGCCGCCTACGATCGCAGCTACTTCACCTCGGCGCCGCAGCGCGAGTCGCCGCAGCCCGGCAGCGCGGCGCCGACGGGTGCCGGCACGTTCACAGCGCGGGCCGCGCCGCGCAGCGGCGGGCAGCGGAACCTCGCCGGCGAGCCGGCCGTCTATGTCCCGCCGTTTGCGCCGGGCAGCGTGCCGCTCCTGCCGGCCGAGATTGCGGCGCGGGCCGAGCACGGTGTCCCACGCCGCCGCGGGCTGTTCGGCGCCGACGCGAGGATCCAGCGCGAACAGCGGACCGCGGCGCTCATCCGCCGCCGCGTACTGACGGCGATCCCCTCCGCGCGGCTCTTGAACGGCCTCCGCTCTCCCGCAGATTCAACTCACATCGCCCACGCTGTCCTCGCCGGGTACCGGCTCGCCCTCGTGGACTCGATGCTGGTTCCGCGCGGCAACTACGCGTGGGACGGCGAGCACCTGATCCACGGCAGCCGGGTCGTTGCACCGCCGCGGCTGGCCGACCAGGTCCGGTACTTCCAGAACCTGTTCCCCGAGCTCAATGTCCAGGGCTACATCCTGGTCCAGACCCCGGACGAGGCGCTCCACGAGCCCGTCATCGATGTCCGCCGCGGAGCCGAAGGGCTCATCGAGCCCCTCAACGCCGCCAAGTTCCTGCGCGAGCTCACGTTCTTCCTCTCCTCCGGGCCGCAGCCGAACGCCGTGTTCATCCCTGCCCTCGCGCGCCTGCTCACAGGCCTCCACTGA
- a CDS encoding tRNA (cytidine(34)-2'-O)-methyltransferase has protein sequence MFRILLYAPEIPGNTGNAIRLSAVTGCELHLVEPLGFNFEDANLRRAGLDYHDLAVMTVHKTLDDAFAALLPARVFAFTSHGDTPFADVAYAPGDVLFFGPESVGLPQDVLDDERITARVRLPMLPSRRSLNLANSASIAVYEAWRQNGYAGAQI, from the coding sequence GTGTTCCGCATCCTCTTATACGCGCCCGAAATCCCCGGCAACACGGGCAACGCGATCCGACTTTCGGCTGTGACGGGCTGCGAGCTGCACCTCGTCGAGCCCCTCGGGTTCAACTTCGAGGACGCGAACCTGCGCCGGGCGGGCCTCGACTACCATGACCTCGCGGTCATGACAGTCCATAAGACGCTCGACGACGCGTTCGCCGCCCTGCTGCCCGCGCGCGTCTTCGCGTTCACGTCCCACGGCGACACGCCGTTCGCGGACGTGGCCTACGCGCCCGGAGACGTCCTCTTCTTCGGGCCCGAGTCCGTCGGCCTGCCCCAGGACGTCCTCGACGACGAGCGGATCACGGCACGGGTGCGCCTCCCGATGCTGCCGTCCCGCCGCTCACTCAATCTCGCCAACTCCGCCTCGATCGCGGTCTACGAGGCCTGGCGGCAGAACGGGTACGCGGGCGCGCAGATCTAG
- a CDS encoding PIG-L deacetylase family protein: protein MPGAPFDPAKHQVRRVVAFGAHPDDLDFGVSGTVAAWTAAGVEVHYCIMTDGDAGGFDPEHRASIVAMRHEEQRGAAALVGVTDVHFLGYRDGYLEPSHEVMRDVVELVRRVRPDVVIAMHPERNWDRIQKSHPDHLACGEAVTRAMYPAVENPFAYPELAEAGLDAYRLPWLWLYAGPKDRTNYYSDMTAFVDTKIAALHVHISQHPDVAAMEESVRLRMRASAHDGGLVSGASAEEFHIVSVNNPETIAGF, encoded by the coding sequence ATGCCTGGCGCTCCTTTCGATCCGGCGAAGCACCAGGTGCGGCGGGTCGTCGCGTTCGGGGCCCACCCGGACGACCTCGACTTCGGGGTCTCGGGCACCGTGGCAGCGTGGACCGCAGCAGGTGTCGAGGTCCACTACTGCATCATGACAGACGGGGACGCCGGTGGCTTCGACCCCGAGCACCGGGCGAGCATCGTCGCGATGCGCCACGAGGAGCAGCGCGGCGCCGCGGCCCTCGTCGGTGTCACGGACGTGCACTTCCTGGGCTACCGCGACGGGTACCTCGAGCCCTCGCACGAGGTGATGCGTGACGTCGTCGAGCTCGTGCGCCGCGTGCGGCCCGACGTCGTCATCGCGATGCACCCCGAGCGGAACTGGGACCGGATCCAGAAGTCGCACCCGGACCACCTCGCGTGCGGCGAGGCGGTGACCCGGGCCATGTACCCGGCGGTGGAGAATCCCTTCGCGTACCCCGAGCTCGCTGAGGCCGGGCTCGACGCGTACCGCCTCCCCTGGCTGTGGCTGTATGCGGGACCCAAGGACCGTACCAACTACTACTCGGACATGACGGCCTTCGTCGACACGAAGATCGCCGCCCTCCACGTGCACATCAGCCAGCATCCCGACGTCGCGGCGATGGAGGAGTCGGTGCGTCTGCGTATGCGGGCCTCCGCGCACGACGGCGGGCTGGTCTCCGGGGCGTCGGCCGAGGAGTTCCACATCGTCTCGGTCAACAACCCGGAGACGATCGCGGGCTTCTGA
- a CDS encoding electron transfer flavoprotein subunit alpha/FixB family protein has translation MTAENAAGAANVLVVLSGGPGGAGESLTKAQLELLAAGRLLGTVSAASTAPVSEGARAQLAENGVAAVYTPEGADLSAYLVGPTAAWLADVVSAVGADGGGHAAFGVIVLDNSSEGKEAAGRLGVRLGAGVVTDVVGLETDGTAHKSVLAGSYQVRARATSPVAILTLKPNSVEAAPADAPGLATITPVAVPEASLARAARVVARTDKPASGRPELTEANIVVSGGRGTDGDFGPVEELADVLGAAVGASRAAADAGWVSHDLQVGQTGKTVSPQLYVAAGISGAIQHRAGMQTSKVIVAVNSDPDSPIFEIADFGVVGDVFKVLPQAAAEITRRRG, from the coding sequence ATGACTGCAGAGAATGCCGCCGGCGCGGCGAACGTCCTCGTTGTTCTGAGCGGTGGCCCGGGCGGCGCGGGAGAGTCCCTTACGAAGGCTCAGCTCGAGCTCCTCGCGGCTGGCCGGCTCCTCGGCACCGTCTCCGCCGCGTCCACGGCCCCCGTCTCCGAGGGCGCCCGGGCGCAGCTCGCCGAGAACGGCGTCGCAGCCGTGTACACGCCTGAAGGCGCTGACCTCTCCGCGTACCTCGTGGGCCCGACCGCCGCGTGGCTCGCGGACGTTGTCTCGGCCGTGGGCGCGGACGGCGGCGGGCACGCTGCGTTCGGCGTCATCGTGCTCGACAATTCGTCCGAGGGCAAGGAGGCTGCAGGACGCCTCGGTGTGCGGCTCGGCGCTGGCGTCGTGACGGATGTCGTGGGGCTCGAGACGGACGGGACGGCGCACAAGTCCGTCCTGGCCGGCTCGTATCAGGTCCGGGCCCGCGCGACGAGCCCGGTCGCGATCCTCACGCTCAAGCCGAACAGCGTCGAGGCCGCTCCGGCCGATGCCCCCGGTTTGGCAACTATCACGCCCGTCGCCGTGCCCGAGGCTTCCCTGGCCCGGGCCGCTCGCGTCGTCGCCCGCACCGACAAGCCGGCCTCAGGCCGTCCCGAGCTCACGGAGGCGAACATCGTCGTCTCCGGCGGCCGTGGCACGGACGGCGACTTCGGCCCCGTCGAGGAACTCGCCGACGTGCTCGGTGCGGCCGTCGGGGCCTCGCGCGCCGCTGCCGACGCTGGCTGGGTCAGCCACGACCTCCAGGTCGGCCAGACGGGCAAGACGGTCTCGCCGCAGCTCTACGTCGCAGCGGGGATCTCGGGTGCGATCCAGCACAGGGCGGGAATGCAGACCTCGAAGGTCATCGTCGCGGTCAACTCGGACCCCGACTCGCCGATCTTCGAGATCGCCGACTTCGGCGTGGTGGGCGACGTGTTCAAGGTCCTGCCCCAGGCAGCCGCCGAGATCACGCGGCGCCGCGGCTGA
- a CDS encoding electron transfer flavoprotein subunit beta/FixA family protein, whose amino-acid sequence MGDTLKIVVLVKHVPDAQFDRHLGAQGPLDRSESILSELDEYALEAALQLTDARGGDKGGNEVVALTMGGPDAANALKKALQIGASSGVHVSDEALAGSDASATSLALAAAIRSLGDVDIVLTGMASTDGETSLVPAQLAERLDLPQLTFASSLEISGSTARIQRDGDGVAETVEAGLPALISVTDQANEPRYPNFKGILAAKKKKIATLSLVDLGLEAGQVGAAGSLTAVESAQPRPARGAGTIITDEGDAGVKLVDFLAAQKLI is encoded by the coding sequence GTGGGAGACACCCTCAAGATCGTCGTGCTGGTCAAGCACGTCCCTGATGCTCAATTCGACCGTCACCTCGGCGCACAGGGCCCCCTCGACCGTTCCGAGAGCATCCTCTCCGAGCTGGACGAGTACGCCCTCGAGGCTGCACTGCAGCTCACGGATGCCAGGGGCGGCGACAAGGGCGGCAACGAGGTCGTTGCCCTGACCATGGGCGGCCCGGACGCTGCCAACGCCCTCAAGAAGGCGCTCCAGATCGGTGCGAGCTCGGGCGTCCACGTCAGCGACGAGGCGCTCGCCGGCTCAGACGCGTCGGCGACGTCCCTCGCGCTTGCCGCAGCCATCCGCAGCCTCGGCGATGTCGACATCGTCCTGACCGGCATGGCCTCGACCGACGGCGAGACCTCTCTGGTCCCAGCACAGCTTGCCGAGCGACTCGACCTGCCGCAGCTGACGTTCGCCTCATCCCTCGAGATCTCCGGCAGCACGGCCCGGATCCAGCGCGATGGTGACGGTGTGGCCGAGACCGTCGAGGCCGGTCTTCCGGCGCTCATCTCGGTGACCGATCAGGCGAATGAGCCGCGCTACCCGAACTTCAAGGGAATCCTCGCCGCCAAGAAGAAGAAGATCGCGACCCTGTCGCTTGTCGATCTGGGGCTCGAAGCCGGCCAGGTCGGGGCCGCGGGCTCGCTCACCGCCGTCGAATCGGCACAGCCGCGCCCGGCGCGTGGCGCGGGCACCATCATCACCGACGAGGGTGACGCCGGGGTCAAGCTCGTCGACTTCCTGGCCGCGCAGAAGCTCATCTGA
- a CDS encoding trypsin-like peptidase domain-containing protein, with protein sequence MNESDSRPADASAGAPDTNEPGRTVQSPTVSPAQSGGAQSDAAPSGAAQHDAAQLGGAQSGEQARTASQPQAASPKPQPASQPTQPIPGYGQSAPAEPQAAPQYGQRTPQYGQQAPHQGPGPQPGQPGYGQPQYGHQTQPQSPQYGQPQYGQHASQGQPPYGAPQYGQQAPQQGSSFFRPETQNNGAQRTGQKGRWGTGVLIGGMLVAGLVGGGVVAGTSGLWAPRVSSASTQAQNPSPVIVNNQDSVNAVTAAAAKASPSVVTIGVTSGSSAGTGSGVVLDDQGHILTNTHVVTLDGQVANPTIEVRANNGAVYKGTVVGTDPLSDLAVVKVDGANLTPITFGDSGKINVGDAAIAIGAPLGLENTVTDGIVSTLNRTISVASSAAPQGGDSSQGNGGGQGFQFAPPGQGNTQRQTAQSTVSLNVLQTDAPINPGNSGGALVNSQGQLIGINVAIASTGQSSSSSSSSGNIGVGFSIPATYAHRIADEIIATGKATHGQLGVSVQDYSANGSGSSFSTGAQVASVTSGSAADKAGIKQGDVVTQFAGLTITDASELTAAVHQQAPGSTVKATIQRNGQSKDVDVTVGTAQ encoded by the coding sequence ATGAACGAGAGCGATTCCCGTCCGGCAGACGCCAGTGCGGGAGCCCCCGATACCAACGAGCCTGGGCGAACAGTCCAGTCTCCGACCGTTTCGCCGGCCCAGTCCGGTGGAGCCCAGTCCGATGCAGCACCGTCCGGTGCGGCCCAGCACGATGCGGCCCAGCTCGGTGGAGCCCAGTCCGGCGAGCAGGCACGGACTGCGTCGCAGCCGCAGGCTGCTTCGCCGAAGCCGCAGCCTGCCTCCCAGCCCACGCAGCCGATCCCGGGCTACGGCCAGTCCGCGCCTGCCGAGCCGCAGGCAGCCCCGCAGTATGGCCAGCGGACGCCACAGTACGGCCAGCAGGCCCCGCATCAGGGCCCGGGCCCCCAGCCGGGACAGCCTGGATATGGTCAGCCGCAGTACGGCCATCAGACCCAGCCGCAGTCGCCGCAGTATGGCCAGCCGCAGTACGGCCAGCACGCATCGCAGGGGCAGCCCCCGTACGGGGCGCCGCAGTACGGCCAGCAGGCTCCGCAGCAGGGAAGCTCGTTCTTCCGCCCGGAAACCCAGAACAACGGCGCTCAGCGCACCGGCCAGAAGGGCCGCTGGGGTACCGGTGTGCTCATCGGCGGCATGCTCGTGGCTGGCCTCGTGGGTGGCGGCGTCGTGGCCGGGACCTCGGGCCTGTGGGCCCCGCGGGTCTCGAGCGCCTCGACGCAGGCACAGAACCCGTCACCGGTCATCGTCAACAACCAGGACAGCGTCAACGCCGTCACGGCTGCCGCCGCGAAGGCGTCCCCGAGCGTCGTCACGATCGGCGTCACGTCGGGCAGCTCCGCGGGCACCGGCTCGGGAGTCGTGCTCGATGACCAGGGCCACATCCTCACCAACACCCATGTGGTCACGCTCGACGGCCAGGTCGCCAACCCGACGATCGAGGTCCGCGCGAACAACGGCGCGGTCTACAAGGGCACCGTTGTGGGCACCGACCCGCTCAGCGACCTCGCGGTCGTGAAGGTCGACGGCGCGAACCTGACCCCGATCACGTTCGGCGATTCGGGCAAGATCAACGTCGGGGACGCCGCGATCGCGATCGGTGCCCCGCTGGGCCTCGAGAACACCGTCACGGACGGCATCGTCTCGACGCTCAACCGCACGATCTCGGTCGCATCCTCGGCCGCACCGCAGGGCGGCGACAGCTCGCAGGGCAACGGCGGCGGGCAGGGCTTCCAGTTCGCTCCTCCGGGGCAGGGCAACACCCAGCGCCAGACGGCGCAGAGCACGGTGAGCCTCAACGTCCTCCAGACTGACGCCCCGATCAACCCGGGAAACTCGGGCGGCGCACTCGTGAACAGCCAGGGCCAGCTGATCGGCATCAACGTGGCGATCGCCTCGACGGGCCAGAGCTCCTCGAGCTCGTCGTCTTCGGGTAATATCGGCGTCGGCTTCAGCATCCCTGCGACCTATGCCCACCGCATCGCGGACGAGATCATCGCCACCGGCAAGGCCACCCACGGCCAGCTCGGCGTGTCGGTGCAGGACTACAGCGCGAACGGTTCGGGCTCGTCCTTCTCGACCGGCGCACAGGTGGCCTCGGTGACCTCGGGTTCAGCTGCTGACAAGGCCGGAATCAAGCAGGGCGACGTCGTCACCCAGTTTGCCGGACTCACGATCACCGATGCTTCTGAGCTGACGGCGGCGGTCCACCAGCAGGCGCCCGGCAGCACGGTCAAGGCCACCATTCAGCGCAACGGCCAGTCGAAGGACGTCGACGTCACGGTCGGCACTGCGCAGTAG
- a CDS encoding TPM domain-containing protein: MRSTAKTLLAALAAAFLVLFPATSAAWAADPVTVPSGTNIVDPQSALGSRKAEVQKAISDLLSQHRVNLYVVIVDSFTNPSDRAAWAHAVATNTGMGGSDVLLAVATSGQYQLVANTLNTKVYSKTTAIAQNAITPNLAGGKKDYAQAAIDTAKAVGDAAGGGSGNVSSGADATPWLVGGGVVVAGAGAAYLISRRRKMAGGPVQGQVGPGQDQLDPLASLSTDELRKRASGLLVHADDVIRSSEQELGFAEASYGTEAVGNFTKALTDAKAHLSESFKLQQQLDDHVPNTEAQQRQWLGDIIRRSEAAISSLAEQKADFDALRELERKAPEALDEVTKGAADAQAQLAAAQRSLTQLQTKYADSAVKHVTDNITQARDRLAFVANASETAKQKLAEGQTSPAAIAVRASEEALHQTRVLLDAIDKAGSALDDAQGRIDPALADTQGDLAQAKALAVEGQHPELAGPVAAAEAALAAVRQELGAGRVDPIGLLQRVETAHTQLDEALTGVRDRQQQAQRAQASLQQAIQSAQAQISATSDYIAARRGGVGTEARTRLAEAQRNLDYALSISGSDPVTALAYAQQAASLAAQASEIAQQDVDQFSGWGGGPGAGGMFGGRRNGGGIGGAILGGIIIDSILRGGHHDGGGWGDGGGFGGGGGGWGGDGGGFGGDGGGFGGDGGSF, encoded by the coding sequence ATGCGTTCGACGGCGAAGACTCTGCTTGCTGCCTTGGCGGCAGCCTTCCTGGTGCTCTTCCCCGCGACGTCGGCCGCGTGGGCGGCCGACCCCGTCACCGTACCTTCGGGTACCAACATCGTCGATCCCCAGAGCGCCCTCGGTTCCCGCAAGGCCGAGGTCCAGAAAGCCATCTCGGACCTCCTGTCCCAGCATCGCGTGAACCTCTACGTCGTGATCGTCGATTCGTTCACCAATCCGAGCGACCGGGCCGCCTGGGCGCACGCGGTGGCTACGAACACCGGCATGGGCGGCTCTGACGTGCTTCTCGCGGTCGCGACATCCGGGCAGTACCAGCTCGTCGCCAACACGCTCAACACGAAGGTCTACTCGAAGACGACGGCCATCGCCCAGAACGCCATCACCCCGAACTTGGCCGGCGGCAAGAAGGACTATGCACAGGCAGCCATCGACACGGCCAAGGCGGTAGGGGACGCCGCGGGCGGAGGGAGCGGAAACGTCTCGTCCGGCGCCGATGCCACGCCGTGGCTCGTGGGCGGAGGCGTCGTGGTTGCTGGCGCTGGCGCGGCGTACCTCATCTCGCGGCGACGGAAGATGGCGGGTGGACCGGTTCAGGGGCAGGTCGGCCCGGGTCAGGACCAACTCGACCCTCTCGCGTCACTGAGCACGGACGAGCTCCGCAAACGGGCCAGCGGGCTCCTCGTCCATGCGGACGACGTCATCCGCTCGAGCGAGCAGGAACTGGGGTTCGCCGAGGCGTCCTACGGCACCGAGGCCGTGGGGAACTTCACGAAGGCCCTGACCGACGCCAAGGCCCACTTGAGCGAATCCTTCAAGCTGCAGCAGCAGCTCGACGACCACGTACCGAACACTGAGGCCCAGCAGCGCCAGTGGCTCGGCGACATCATCCGCCGCTCGGAGGCCGCGATCTCCTCGCTCGCCGAGCAGAAGGCCGACTTCGACGCGCTGCGTGAGCTAGAGCGCAAGGCGCCCGAGGCCTTGGACGAGGTCACCAAGGGAGCGGCAGACGCCCAAGCCCAGCTCGCCGCCGCGCAGCGTTCCCTCACCCAGCTCCAGACCAAGTACGCCGACTCGGCAGTCAAGCATGTGACGGACAACATCACCCAGGCCAGGGACCGCCTCGCGTTCGTGGCGAACGCGTCGGAGACGGCGAAGCAGAAGCTCGCCGAAGGTCAGACGAGCCCCGCCGCGATCGCGGTCCGCGCGAGCGAGGAGGCGCTCCACCAGACGCGCGTCCTGCTCGACGCGATCGACAAGGCCGGTTCGGCGCTCGACGACGCACAGGGCCGCATCGATCCGGCGCTTGCCGATACGCAGGGGGATCTTGCCCAGGCCAAGGCGCTCGCCGTTGAGGGCCAGCATCCCGAACTCGCCGGCCCGGTGGCCGCGGCCGAGGCAGCGCTCGCAGCCGTGAGGCAGGAGCTCGGAGCCGGACGGGTCGATCCGATCGGCCTGCTGCAGCGCGTCGAGACGGCGCACACCCAGCTCGACGAAGCCCTCACCGGCGTTCGGGACAGGCAGCAGCAGGCGCAGCGTGCTCAGGCGTCGCTCCAACAGGCGATCCAGAGCGCGCAGGCCCAGATCAGCGCCACGAGCGACTACATCGCGGCCCGGCGCGGCGGCGTGGGCACCGAGGCCCGGACACGGCTCGCCGAGGCGCAGCGCAATCTCGATTACGCCCTGTCAATCTCCGGCAGCGACCCGGTGACGGCTCTCGCGTACGCCCAGCAGGCAGCATCCCTCGCGGCGCAGGCCTCGGAGATCGCGCAGCAGGACGTGGACCAGTTCTCCGGCTGGGGCGGGGGGCCCGGGGCGGGCGGCATGTTCGGCGGCCGCCGGAACGGGGGCGGCATCGGCGGGGCCATCCTCGGCGGAATCATCATCGACTCGATCCTCCGCGGCGGCCACCACGACGGTGGAGGCTGGGGAGACGGCGGAGGCTTCGGTGGGGGCGGGGGAGGCTGGGGCGGCGACGGAGGCGGCTTCGGCGGCGATGGCGGAGGATTCGGCGGCGACGGCGGCAGCTTCTAG
- a CDS encoding PspA/IM30 family protein, with the protein MVKQSIFGRIAQLAKANINSMLDQAEDPQKMLDQMVRDYTNNIAEAESAIAQTIGNLRMLEEDHAEDVKAAQDWGNKALAASRKADEFRAGGNASDAEKFDNLAKVAIQRQMSSENEAKVAEPTIATQSDVVDRLKTGLDQMKGKLNELTSKRNELVARAKTAAAQTQVNDALKSIDIMDPTSEVSRFEEKVRREEAKVRGQQELAASSLDSQFNQLEDLGEQTEVEARLAALKQGSSPAALSSGAAGAASAGAAVDEADFDKL; encoded by the coding sequence ATGGTAAAGCAGTCCATCTTCGGTCGCATCGCACAGCTGGCGAAGGCGAACATCAATTCCATGCTGGACCAGGCGGAAGACCCGCAGAAGATGCTGGACCAGATGGTCCGCGACTACACGAACAACATCGCCGAGGCGGAGTCCGCGATCGCGCAGACCATCGGCAATCTCCGTATGCTCGAGGAGGACCACGCCGAAGACGTCAAGGCAGCTCAGGACTGGGGCAATAAAGCCCTCGCCGCCTCGCGCAAGGCCGATGAGTTCCGCGCGGGCGGCAACGCCTCCGACGCTGAGAAGTTCGACAACCTCGCGAAGGTCGCCATCCAGCGCCAGATGTCCTCGGAGAACGAGGCCAAGGTTGCGGAGCCGACGATCGCAACCCAGAGCGACGTCGTCGACCGCCTCAAGACCGGCCTCGACCAGATGAAGGGCAAGCTCAACGAGCTCACCTCGAAGCGCAACGAGCTCGTGGCGCGCGCCAAGACGGCCGCGGCCCAGACCCAGGTCAACGACGCCCTCAAGAGCATCGACATCATGGATCCGACAAGCGAGGTCTCGCGGTTCGAGGAGAAGGTCCGGCGCGAAGAGGCAAAAGTCCGCGGGCAGCAGGAGCTCGCCGCGTCGAGCCTCGACTCCCAGTTCAACCAGCTCGAAGACCTCGGCGAGCAGACTGAGGTCGAGGCGCGCCTGGCTGCCCTCAAGCAGGGCTCCTCCCCCGCAGCACTCAGCTCGGGTGCTGCTGGTGCGGCGTCGGCCGGGGCAGCCGTCGACGAGGCTGATTTCGACAAGCTCTGA